Genomic window (Tribolium castaneum strain GA2 chromosome 2, icTriCast1.1, whole genome shotgun sequence):
TAAGATCATCCTTAAGAAAATTCCTCCTCCGGAGTTCGTTACCTTTGGAAAACCGTTTCAGGTGTGAAATGGTTGTGAGAGATTCAGTCTGGTGGTTTTCTTTGGGCGAGAAACGACTAAAGCTATCGAAGATTCGATTGGTCACAATGTCCACCATTTTGTTCACCctgaggaaaaaaattaaagaaaagaaTTACATAACAATTGTTATCACCATTTCAGCAGCAAGATAAAATAgacgaaaaacaaaacaatggTCAACTGCAACGACCCGtagaataaattaaacagatcCATCCTCTTCACGACGAACagaaaaataacgaaaatatttaaatacgCGATGAGACTGAACAGGACAGGGAGAAGCATTTTTGAACGCGTCAGGTCACCACGACTTCGATCGACACACTGACGATTTTATTGCTTtaatcaaatataaattacttCAGACCGATTAAAATACCGATAGgacataaaaagaaaaaaatatttactgacAGATAATCCCCACCGTTTCAAAACCCTAATCGGTTAAATTTTGATCGGCTTATCTGATCCCAGGTCGCGCCTACCTCAACGCACATTACGCACatctttattgtttttagaaaataacacTGATGTCCTTAAATTACACTCTTTGTCGATGAGTAAACGAAAACTTTGTACGGTTATAGGTCAAAAATCACGTGAACGCCAgaagattttgcaaaatgatTGAAACATTTGTGTATCATTTATATTCCATGGAAAAATCGCTTTACTTTCTCTAAAATCGCAACGTGCCatccataataaaaataaacaaacaataattGCCAGTCTGTTGCCCGATTTATTGGTCAATAAACGAGTTATTAGAAATGCTACTTTATGTAATTACAATGCATTACAATAAACGTAACATAATAGCGAAATATCGCGATAAAGTTTTGCCAGTCATGTGTAACAGTAGCCATCAAGGAAGGGAGAAGACAAACAATGTAACAATTTGATACCCTGAGTGTGATTACTGATTACTGATTAGGGAAAGTTAGCAATTAATAAATGCggaaattgtttaattaattgcggATAAATATGCAACTTGGGTTtctattgttttaataaattaaaaaacataccAGAGTATTATATGAAACCATTAGTATCATAATCACCGtccaaatttgaatttattgtaACGAACTATACATTTAAAGCGtctacttaattttattttgacgcACTCGTGTTCGTGCGGAAAAACTataagaatttgaaaaaatgggaAAATTGTATGCTTTTATTTCATTCCTTGAAGTACAACAAGCAAAACGTGTTTACAAGATTCTTATTCTAGATGTgcatcattatttttatcattatgcCCCAACATAAATTTTCCAACAGCTGGTATCCTTATCGCTATCGGTCCAATATGATTAACGGCCGCTAAAAATTCAATATGTTcgttaaaaaccaaaattacaaaataaaatcacaaaatgtAGACATGTTTTACTACCGaatttgcaattttgataTTAGAAAAACAAACCAATTAAGTTGGCTGTGGAGTaggtacaataaaaaaatacaaatattgagataaaattttatttttatgctgaGATGAAACATGCTAGGGGCAAAGTCAAGAAGTCTCGTAATGAAATTATAGGGAATGACTCTTCGCGTTTGaagaaacaaaagtaaaactgTTGAACTTGACTAACCTTGTCACACTTATCAtgaatgagtgatttatttaaatacaataaTCAGGGCCGTATTTAGAAACTTGAAGCGATTAGAATCTGCAAAAAGTCATTTCGTACCacgatgataaaattttatcaattcgatcagaaaattatttatatttttagatgTTGTCACTATCTAGGTAACTGTCTTAGTTAAgccaataaaaacaatacactTTAACTTCCGTCATTCGATTTTCAATAttgaaaaactgttttaattacaaaaacaagaCGTGTTTTTTAGACTTTAATTCTTCAATTGTTTTATGGTCCCCACCATCGAACTTAAACTTTAACCTCATCCTTTGATACTTATACCAGTCTTAATTGGAATGCGTTTTTTACATAGAATGTTATTGTGAGAAAACTAGCAACAAGTAAGTAAAtagaagttaattaaattttgtaacgatcgtaaaaataaacaatacaaaaaaacacttcTCGTTTTACCAGATGATAATAATCATTTTGcacctaaaaacaaaaatacaacatGCGAATGAATATTTATAGTATAACTgtatgaataaataaacaaacgataaaactaaagaagtgTGTAATAACCACGTTACATGGCAGTGATTACAACAGCCAAACAAATTAAGGCAACCTTTCTTCCAAGAGttcaaatcaaaaataaattatttcgaacACGCAAGACGCAGGAAATCCATGGAGAAGTACTAAAAGACGACACAAATGACTGGCATCAAAGTTTAACTTCCGcaagattaatttttatcaaatgtaTTAACAACACTACAAAGTACAGTAATTAAGTGGGTAATTATGTTAATTTCGTCTTCTTGACGCTAACTGTGGAATCCAAACAATATCAATAGTATTAATAGTTAAAGGACCGATAACTCTAAACATTTTGCTTCAATTATTCCACTGCGGAAACgtttgacaatttttatagCAAACACAAAACTGTTTCCACTACATGGCTTCGACAACCGTTAACAATTGCATTACGAAATAGGAGAAGACGTGTCattaagcgagaaataagttcagggttaataacaaaaatcaaacaaaattgtAGTGTTGGTAAACACCACAAAACGGTCAATTACCTACTagttattaaagtttttctttGTTTGGCTAATCGAGGATTGTTTATGCTTCTGTCTGATAATGGTACTCGACTTGCACCTCGAAATTCATTACTTTCCACTTGAATCCAAGGAAAACTCTTGAAAATCTAAATATTCCTAATTTTCCGGGGCAAGGCTTTCGCCTTCGAACGAAACATTGAGCAAAAATTTGCCAACAGTGTTCGCATACAAATGATTTTATTGCAAGGTGTAATTTGTACCGAACTTTTCTCGGTGGTTAAATTCGCCCGTGTaaggttaaaataatttttgaatttattatcGTGTTATAAAAATAGAGTCAACTCGTCGTAAATCAATGCCAGAGATAAGCAAACAGTGAGTACATTTCAACATAGCATTTGACAAAGAAAGGCTCCACTAATAATCATAAACAAATGGGTCAATTGCAAAATGAAGCTACAACAATGATGAACTTTAACAGTTGCGGGAAAAAACCGATTTTGATTGATTTAATTACCAGCCCGCCTTCGCTATTTACAATTTCCTCGCGCATTGAAGAAAAGAGTTGCGAAACAGTAAGGAGGTGAACGGACTAAATTCTTAACTGTTATTACTggcacaaaaatttgcatacttTCACAacttgttacaaattttacctGGAGAACCCCTCTGAAAAAAAGCTGGGGAAGGCCCAGTACATGAACCCCATCAGAATGACGCACTCGATAACCCCCTCCATGGCACCACCGCAAAATCACATCCGACAATTAAAAATCCGACCACGCACCGAGCCGACGTTACTTTAGTGAATATATTTAGCACAATCGAGACATATAGCCCATTCTTACTCGGGGGTAAAGCTCTCTTACGCACGTACTAATCGACAATGAAATTCTGTTTCTTTCACCGGTAGTCGCTGAATGCTTGGGGGAGCGCGGCTCAATGTACCGTTTTTAAAACAGAGGCGTACCAGCAGTTGCCCCTTCCCCGGTGCTGTTTTTGcccgtattgtttttattccgGACCTGTCCAATGAACTGCGTGTCATTTTGAGTGGCGTGATCCGCAAGAAAAAATTCGAAGAGTTACACTCGGTACGTAATTGGAAAACAAGGTCGCTCCGGGAGCTAGATAATGGTCAGCTAAATTCATAAATTACTCAATTAACTCCCAATTCAAACACAAAGCAGATGCGGGGCCGGCATATGTTGCAGCGACGCTTTTCGAGAAAAGTGGCCCAACTTGCGTGAAAGGTGCACCGCTGGACACGTCATGTGACGGGCGAATATCGGGCGGTGGCACCAGATTACATAAACAATAATCGATGCACGATTAAAATACAATTCGATTttcaatttataaataaacataaggctatttttgaataaaatgcaaaaaacatgAATATCCTGAAACATGTAAAACAACAAATGCAAACTGCGCTATTTACGTTCTAGAAAGCCAAAAACATGGCTTGGGCCCCTTTGGAAGCCGCCAACTTGTCGAATTGAACAAATGAGGTTATGGTATAAATTGAGGTTCAAATTGCGCAAATGTGTAAACAGATAATTAACTTACCACGATTAATTTGTGCTAATTGAGTTTGGCttgaaattttccactatTTAATTCACAATAACCAAAATCTgtgctaaaaataataacaccaactcaaaattaaaatttggctCCGCCTACTCCGCCTGCGACATTTGAACTACCGGTCCCGGTTTGGAGCTACTGGGGTGCAGTCAAAGACAGTCTATTTGTACAGCATTTATTCAacaatattttacataaaacacGTGACTTCATTCTAATAAAACAAGGCATAGAATATGACAAAATCTAAAACTGTAACATCATAcatttattcacattttttacactAGTCTAGACATAAGGTTGTTTACTTATAGATATTAACACCGAAAGAGTTGTCGAATGCTAGCAATTTCCATTCACCGCGTAAtgtacaactaaaaataaaaatactgaaaGCTGGTTGGTGTATTGCTTTATACAACATTTATAACAAGAATTATAGTAATGGAATGTCGCGCTTCCACTTTGATTTCTTAGCAAAGAAAATGTGCTTCATATTTAACAAGGGTAATATCAATGCCTATCGTGGTACTTTACATATTGTCTTGTACtactgtttaaaattattgttaaggagtaataatttcaatttacaaTATACAACAAAtgaaggaaaaatgaagtacGATACGTTTTTTGGTATTTACAAAATTGCACCATAATGGCCCAAAGAAATGGCTAAAAAtaagtggatttttaaaacaaacctATCAGGATCGTAACAAAAACTAATGGCGTGAGTCCCTTGGGTAAAACTCGGCCAAGGTGGCTGCAGGAATACGCTTCAACATCTCCTTCGGGAAAATGCGGAGCAATTGCCAGCCAATGTCCAACGACTCGAAAACGGTGCGGTTCTCGTAACTTCCCTGCGTGATGAAATTCTTCTCGAACTTGGACAAGAACTCCAAATACAGGAGATCGTCAGGCGTGAGGGCCTCTTCACCCACGACGGCCTTCATGGCTTGCACGTCCTTACCGATGGCGTAGCAAGCATACTGGAGGAACAAGTCAGAAAAAATCGACAACACCTTCGAAACCCCTTACCAATTGATTGGAAACGTCGGAGTGGTCCTTCCTGGTCATTCCTTCGCCGATGGCAGATTTCATCAGACGCGACAAGGAGGGCAGCACGTTGATTGGCGGATAGATCTGTCTGTTGTGCAACTGACGGTCGACGTAGATTTGTCCTTCGGTAATGTAACCAGTCAAGTCGGGAATAGGATGGGTGATATCGTCGTTAGGCATAGTAAGGATAGGAATTTGGGTGATTGAGCCGTTTCTGCCCTCGACACGACCGGCGCGCTCGTAAATCGTGGCCAAATCGGTGTACATGTAACCGGGGAAACCACGACGGCCGGGCACCTCTTCACGGGCAGCGGATACCTGTGATTTTGCAGAAAAAAAAGCGAACGATGACGCATATGCAACTGAATTCAAACAAGTCTAATAACTAAATAGTACAATTTTCGTGAAATTAAAGTCATCAGAATTACTTTAGTAAAAACCCTGGATTTCTGGAGGTTACTTACAGACCTTACagataaaaaatgcattttatttatctgtattttattttattttatgtattttatttaattcatttatcttcAGGATTTCGGCAAAGGATGGAAagataaaagtaaaatttgcttgtatttTCTTTGCTGTAAAGGTAAcacttttcaataaaaacgtgtttttagttttgaatGTTTGGCACTTTTAGATGACATAGTATGTagaataatcaaaataaatctgagtttttttaaaaaatttcgtcttattttgtcaattttgaaaaaactttacgTTCAAATTGAGATCCTCTAAAGTCTAAAGTTTTTTGGTATTATCTTAAATGCACTACTGTTTTTACGTATTAAAGTAACAAGAAGTTGAGGCAGAAATCTTTTTTACCGAGTCTTTTACATAGTTTCTTCTTGATTCCGTAAATTATTGTCATTAAATGCTTAAAATGAATCATAATACAGAACAAAGATTCAATTATCAAAGAGGCGTTTGATTACACTAAAAATGTTGCGAAATGTAAGacaaagttttgaaaatcGATTGTACCATTGTATGTATGGAAGTTGGGGGGTGGACATTTTGAACAATACACtcgttaaattaaattgttttttttataacaaccTTTATTTCCTTTCACAACAATCTAGGTAATATTCTATAAAAGGAATCGgataaaattgagaaaaacaCCCTAGAGTTTTCCATTCGATCTCTCTTACTATTTGAATTTCTGAAAGGGTGgttttgtatctttaaaaagaagaaacattATCCCAGATAATATTTCTAAATCAAtttataccaaaaaaaaaatatgttataaGACATCTAAGATCTTACCATTAACTCTCTCAAACACTAAAATCTTTCACAActcataaattaattttcttttcagCAAAATTGTGTACTGAACTCACACAaacatctgaaaatttgttagAAAGCagctttaagaaaaaatattaactattaaccatttaaaaaaaatttattagcacaatcatttaaaacaaagttgCTTTTTAATTTGACCTTTCTCACAGTGTGAGATCGTAAGAAAGACAGTTAAAAAGCCAGTTAATAATTTAAGTACAGTTTAAACATATTCCTAATTTCCAATAATTATAGAAAAGTAGTTAAAACGGTTTCAGCTAGAATCCGAaaatttaaaggaaatttataactcaaaataaacttgtttactaatatttttttgaactttaaaaagcttaattttctttgaattgaatgctataaaataaaaaaatgcaaaaattaatcacCCATGtctccattaaaaaaatcaagttggcTTTCTACGAAAAAACTTATggggcaaaaaaaatttaaaaaaatagtaaggaGTCCTAGATTTAAAAGTTCATAAAGTTAGTCTAAACACCAATTAATATGACCTCAAACGATAAAACCTAAGAAATATTCGTAATTtcgcatttaataaattatttagcaATTCTGCTTGTATACTGTTAATCTCTTACATTAGAGAGATTAGTTGTCTTTGGTTGTGCGGTTTTTCGTgagttttgttgaaattttaaagcgtaaaaaagattttattttttattacaaagtcTTAATAAAACAATTGCGTAATCAAAGACTATAAGTATTGGATCATAGCGCATAGCGAACACATGTTGggctcaaaaaaattgtaaatgtgagattagaatttttccactgaaagaaatcatgaaatacttcggTGATTCTACAAAACTGCAACtgagattaacaactgctgatacatttaagcaTAAATTGTTCCAAAAGTTAGGCTTTTGATTgtctttttacaaattttacaaagtaAATGAACAAACAGTAGCAGTTCATTTTCACGGAAAAATCCGAATGGTTTCGAAGATTTAGCAACGAATATTTTATATCTATTAAATTAGTCTTCTTGTTGttaataacgtaattttttaatgacatttcGTTGCCGTttgtaataaaacttatcaaatACCCACTTggctattatttatttcccgAGTACTTTTAGTCCTCAAAGGAATTACAGCCAGGCAAAAATCTAAGTTCAATTAGAAAATTTCTCAGCTGTCAACCACCATAATGCGGtgaaatttaatcattttgcgGCCAATTTTATTAGtagaacgatttttttatactgacaagaaaaaattaaaaattacctcaCGCAAGGCCTCAGCGTACGAAGACATGTCGGTCAAGATCACAAGTACGTGTTTCTCGCATTGGTAGGCCATAAATTCGGCGGCTGTGAGGGCCAACCGTGGCGTAATAATTCTCTCAATGGTTGGATCATTGGCCAAGTTCAAGAACAAACATACATTCTCCATAGAGCCGTTCTCTTCGAAATCTTGTTTGAAAAATCGGGCAGTTTCCATATTAACACCCATAGCGGCGAAAACAATAGCGAAATTATCTTCATGGTCATCCAGTACGGACTTCCCGGGCACTTTAACAAGACCAGCTTGCCTACAAATTTGGGCGGCGATTTCGTTGTGCGGCAGACCGGCGGCAGAGAAAATCGGGATTTTCTGCCCTCGAGCGATCGAGTTCATAACATCAATGGCAGAAATACCGGTCTGGATCATTTCTTCAGGGTAGATACGCGACCAGGGGTTGATGGGCTGCCCCTGGATGTCCAGGAAGTCCTCGGCGAGGATTGGGGGACCTTAAGTGGGGAAATACGTGGTTATGGGGCGCTGGGAGGCCGTTTCGTTACCTTTGTCTATGGGCTTCCCCGAGCCGTTGAAGACGCGCCCCAGCATGTCCTCGGACACGGGCGTCCTCAGGATGTCGCCAGTGAACTCGCACACGGTGTGTTTGGCGTCGATCCCCGACGTGCCCTCGAAGACCTGGACGACGGCTTTGGAGCCGCTGACTTCCAGCACTTGCCCCGAACGTATGCTCCCATCGGACAGCTTGAGCTGGACGATTTCGTTGAATTTGGGGAACTTGACGTCGTCCAAAATAACCAACGGTCCATTTACACCAGTTACAGTTTTATAAGCTATAataaaattggcaaaattaGGCCTGAGAGGAGTGGCTGTCATGAGATTCGGTCACATGACAACCCAAACAGCTGATTTCGCCCCAAATCGGCCTAAAATAGACGCGCGGGTCCACCGCCTAGTAAATTTAGATCCCCCGTGTTTGTCTTAACAACATCTTCAGCGAAATCAAGGAAAGATTGcgaaaatttttggtcatatGACCCGTTTTGTGTCGTCCATTACAACTCGAACCCACCCAATTTTCACGGTTTTTGGGCCGATTTCGCGCaaattaagccaaaaaaaacacttactGAGTCTTGGTTGAGACACGAAATCACGGGAAACCGCCAAAACGTGCTCCCGAGCGGCCTGTTTTGAGGATATACTATTTTGATAAGACATCTTTCACAACACGTCTTCCACAGCCCAACCAAAATCAGCAACTGCACAAGTATTGGATTCACGTGTCGTCACGTGACGGCGAATTATGCGTACCCACCGAAAGGTGCCGCCCCAACTTGCAGGAATCTACAAACGAAAATCGAAAGTTCCACGCACAATTTGCCAATTTCCAAAATCTCCAACACCCAAATACGACAAGGTTCACGAATTGCGAACAAAACGGCGGATAATAACACAGGTCTGGCACAAAATTGGTGCTTTTCCCCAAAATTAAGAGCGGCCTCTATCCGGCCACAGCCTTACTAAGACATGAAGGACCTTAACCTAAAAACGCCGTCAGTAACGTGATTAATTCTAACAATTCTAAGCAACTATTTAGGCCTCTAGACAGGCAGAATGTCGAACGAAGGTACAGAAAACAGGGAGGAAATACCTGAGCCTGTAAACAAGGTACGTAAGTTTACAAAAACCGTAAACCCAACTTTCAATGCAATCGATTTGACGTTTGTAATGTGGCGCTATCTCTTGTTTTAGAGTTTGATGATTTTTGGGCGCGACGTTTCAAAAATTCCTTGTTTTCGGAACAGCATCCTGTATGGGATTTACGGAGGACTTGGGATGGGTTTAGCCCATTTCATGTTCAGGAGCCACCCTTTGGGTGCGTGCAATTTCGCGGTGTACAGCTTTTCCGGTGTTACGTTAATATACTGGATCCAGTGCCGGTACAAATATTCACAGATGAAGTTTCAAATGCTCCAAATGCAAGAATTGCTACGGAGACAGGCTATTTATGAGGGTACTGAAGTGGAGAAAGAACTGGAGGAGAGCGAAAAACCGAAAGTTACTTGAAACATTAGCTTAAATCCCAATTAGTGTAATAAATCTAGCcccaataaattgttttatacgttttttgtgttttattgattttaagcctctttttaatatctgaatcctaaattataaacactattttaaaacacgcttccgatagcaacgtattttaaaatgttacaacaaaaaatgaataacaCTCATACGAACACCCCGGGTGTCAAGGTATGgtactcgcatacgctcgttgcttaaccacagccctcgaacttaaagcttgtgtttttgcactcgtattatttataactaaaTTCAAGTAGGTTTATGACTGTagctaaacaaaaaaaatacaattcctGACAGTAAtgagttttcaaatttttgtcgtGACTGAACTTTGGCGACCGCTTAAAATTATGTAATGGAAGTTGGAGCTTTCCACATCACCTAACTCATCGTAACTCATCATAAAGTCCATCGAGGCGAAGTGAAGCTTCAGATTACGATGCGTTATTATGCAGAAGCAACTTCAAAAGTTTGGATTTTTCGCTTCAAAAACTTTAGATGAAGAAGCAAGCAGAGTTAATGACAAATTGGTTAAGTACTTGTACAAGAAGGAAACTGGGGCTTCGTATAAACGGAAAATTAAAAGTGCCAACGATACTGACACCAGCCCGAAGCACACTCTCAGGCGACAGCCACCGGACGAGGACAAACATCGCAGGAAAAACTCTCCCGACTCTGTGAGGAGACACAGAAGGGACGCTTTCGCGAGCGagactgaaatttttttcatatcaCCGGAAGACATCAAAAAGCACCGCAAAAAAGCGACCAAACACCGCGAGAAATCACCGGAAATTTCGACCGAAGCGCGGAGACACCACAAAAATCATGACTACGACCCTGAGGCTGAAAAACGGAGGAGTCTGAAGCGGGACATTGATATTGCGAAACTGATCTCACCTCAGAAACACAACAAGGACAACGACTACCAGTGGTTGACTAAGAAAGAGATTGTTAAACTGATTGCTAACAACGATGCGAAAGAACTGCCGAAGAAGACGTCCACCACGTcgaattttttgaagaaattttttctGTTCGAGAAACACGATGAGTCCGATTTTTCCAAAGACAAGCCACGGAAGGTCAATCGCTACGCTGAAGACAACACCAACATGCTCTTCACGCCGTACAAGACCGGGGCCGATGgtccaaaaaaaaacgaaaaaatcagcAAACTGCACGAGAAGAAGCACAAGGAGGACCCGGTCGATGTTGTCTACACGCGTGAGGCTAAAAAACACCGAGATAAACACAAGTCGGAGGACGGccgaaaaccaaaaattaaagataacGGGAGTTTGGTGTTCGAAGAACTCAAAATTCTCCAAAAGGCGAAAGAGAGATTCCACACGACTGATAGTTTCGAGAGCAGCACAATAAGCTCGAAACCGAAACGTAAACACACCTCCAAAGAATGCGACTTAATTTTCGACGACCTGAAGACCCAAACTAACGAAAGTGGGAGTCAAGGGAGCGACAAAACGAAGCAAAAATCAAGGAAAGACGCACATAAGTCGATTACACCAAGCGTTGCCACCGAAAGTCAAGTGAGCAGTGTTGTAAGCTCGAAGAAAAAGCACAAAATCAATCAAGATCAAGAAACAAAGATACGCAAAAATGTAACTGAAACGATTCCCAAACTGGAGAAAAAGAAGAGTAAGATTAGAAGTCGGGAAAATAGCATGAGTTTGAGACCTAAACCCAGGGAAACAAGCCAAAGTCGTGGCCCAAGCACCGATCGAGGAGAGTCTTCAGATACCAGAAAAAAGATAATACCAGAGAAAAAGGAAAATATTTCGCGGACTAATCCTCTGCGTCACCAGACTTGTTTAGTCGGAAGGACTTTCCCGGTTGTTGATATATCGCCGTGGGTTGTCCGTGAGAATACTTTTCtcgaaaagaagaaaaaacacaaagcTTTCAAGCGATATTACAAGTATCATAAAAATCTTGACCGGGATTGTGACCTAACTTCGAGTGGTACCAATCACGCTTACAGCGACAGTCACAAAATGTACCAAGGGACGTCTGAACACTCAATTGAGGATTCCTCGAGGAATCGGCGCAACAAGCGATCAAAATTCAAGGTTGAAACCCACATTTCTGCAATTGTTATTGACCCACAACCACAAAAAACCCACAAAGAGGCTGATAAGAAAATCCGAAAATCCAGAAAGTCGAAAATACCAGTTTTGAGCAACATTTGCAGGATGGCCGAAATGACAAGAGAAAAATCGTACACTCAAGGCGACGAAGAGGTGGAAGTTGTCGAAAAGACAAGGCTTTCAAGATCGCCATCGCGTGATCACCAAGTGGACAATATCGCCGTTGAGCGAAATAAGGAAAAAAAGACGAGTGAAAATGAGTACCACGACCATTCTCTCAGAAATAAGCACAGAGGGGACTCCAGGTCCTCAATGATGTCCaagcaaagtaaaaaatcgGGGCTCAAATCCCGCCGAACTCCCAGCAAGAGCCCCCTTCGCACTCACCGCAAACCGTCGAGTGCCAAGCTTCTAAAATCGAACGCTTCCAGTACCTGGAGCCGAAGCAGCAAACACTCGTGTAAGGGCTCGTTTAGTTCCAAGTCCGACACCAAAATCCGAAAACGGGGTAAAATAACCACGccgaaaaagaaatacaacaCTTTGGCGCGGACCTCGGCCAGCAATAGCACGTGTGGCGACAAATCGATGGAGTCCTCAAAAACCGGGACGTTTTTCGGGACCAAAAGCTTCAAGGACGAGGAGAAGCTAAGTCGCTGGCAACGAAGCAAGCTTTACTCGGATTCTCTCCGGAAAAGTGTTATTAACAAGAAGAAATCGCCGGCGATTCCACCCCAAGTCATGGAAGTTAGGTATCTGAGTGTGAGCAACCAGAAGTTCCAGTCGGAGATGTCCGTTCCGGGAGTTGCCGAAACGAAAACTGAAGTTATAAGTATTGAAGACGTTCCCGACATGAGGGCGGATTTTTATGATGAGCTACCACATCCTTCCTTCGATGATAAAATTAAAGAGGTGCTAGAGTTGCCTTTCGACGAGATTTTGAACGAAAACGACAACTTTTTAAAGAAGGATTTTACACTGAAACTGGACAAATCCACGACTGATATAAGTTCGGACGATTTGTCTCTGCCAGAGAAACAAATCACCGATTGGTATTCCGAGTTTCCGAAGCGGGAGACCGGCAGTTTGAGTGAATTGTCGTGTCCGATAAACAACCACCAGGATGTGGATTTGGGGAGTCAAGACCACATTATGGGTAAGTGTGGCCATGTGGGTAATTTTCCCAGTTAATGGAAACTGTTTAGATTCTCTAAGTGCCCCCGGGTCTGAGGAAAGTGGCTATGCCACAATCAAGTCGCGCCAACTTTCGCGCACTTTTTTCCAAAGACCGTCGATAAAGGCGCTTTTTGAGCCGCCGCTCGAAACGACGTTCTGTGTCGAAGTGCAAATTGAGTCGAAAAGCTCAAGCGGTGGGCTTGAAATACGTTCCATCGAAAGTAAGTCGTTGCAAACATCGTTCGAATGTTGCCAAAAATCGGTTCAGATTAAACTGTCCGAAGAAGAGTTACTTGAAAAGC
Coding sequences:
- the LOC103314191 gene encoding uncharacterized protein LOC103314191 isoform X1; amino-acid sequence: MQKQLQKFGFFASKTLDEEASRVNDKLVKYLYKKETGASYKRKIKSANDTDTSPKHTLRRQPPDEDKHRRKNSPDSVRRHRRDAFASETEIFFISPEDIKKHRKKATKHREKSPEISTEARRHHKNHDYDPEAEKRRSLKRDIDIAKLISPQKHNKDNDYQWLTKKEIVKLIANNDAKELPKKTSTTSNFLKKFFLFEKHDESDFSKDKPRKVNRYAEDNTNMLFTPYKTGADGPKKNEKISKLHEKKHKEDPVDVVYTREAKKHRDKHKSEDGRKPKIKDNGSLVFEELKILQKAKERFHTTDSFESSTISSKPKRKHTSKECDLIFDDLKTQTNESGSQGSDKTKQKSRKDAHKSITPSVATESQVSSVVSSKKKHKINQDQETKIRKNVTETIPKLEKKKSKIRSRENSMSLRPKPRETSQSRGPSTDRGESSDTRKKIIPEKKENISRTNPLRHQTCLVGRTFPVVDISPWVVRENTFLEKKKKHKAFKRYYKYHKNLDRDCDLTSSGTNHAYSDSHKMYQGTSEHSIEDSSRNRRNKRSKFKVETHISAIVIDPQPQKTHKEADKKIRKSRKSKIPVLSNICRMAEMTREKSYTQGDEEVEVVEKTRLSRSPSRDHQVDNIAVERNKEKKTSENEYHDHSLRNKHRGDSRSSMMSKQSKKSGLKSRRTPSKSPLRTHRKPSSAKLLKSNASSTWSRSSKHSCKGSFSSKSDTKIRKRGKITTPKKKYNTLARTSASNSTCGDKSMESSKTGTFFGTKSFKDEEKLSRWQRSKLYSDSLRKSVINKKKSPAIPPQVMEVRYLSVSNQKFQSEMSVPGVAETKTEVISIEDVPDMRADFYDELPHPSFDDKIKEVLELPFDEILNENDNFLKKDFTLKLDKSTTDISSDDLSLPEKQITDWYSEFPKRETGSLSELSCPINNHQDVDLGSQDHIMDSLSAPGSEESGYATIKSRQLSRTFFQRPSIKALFEPPLETTFCVEVQIESKSSSGGLEIRSIESKSLQTSFECCQKSVQIKLSEEELLEKLNFSETKEEKAEEDGFVETLSEEEEEEKTEEELEIKNVEKKLTLVFQKLDCVNIESDYSIAKEENSEEIDALEVSRVKTPKKKTKFCLNFLSCLNCVSDDK